In Cicer arietinum cultivar CDC Frontier isolate Library 1 chromosome 1, Cicar.CDCFrontier_v2.0, whole genome shotgun sequence, one DNA window encodes the following:
- the LOC140918924 gene encoding uncharacterized protein, producing the protein MNSNFVKLEKFDGGNFIRWQKKMKFLFTTLKVVYVLNTTKPMEKEVETLAETRERQKWENDDYICMGHILNGMSDSLFDIYQSSIYAKELWEKLESRYMQEDPTSKKFLVSQFNNYKMVDNKSIMEQMHEIERILNNYKQHQMHMDETIIVSCIIDKLPPPWKDLKKSMKHKKNDISLKQLGNHLHLEEEYRKQEDTKNQFYHEKVHIDSGATRYVCKNKELFKTIDEEDGSILYMGNASTVQVKGKGTVEIEFTSGKILTLKDVFYVPDVRKNLIFVPLLNKFGFKCVFEGVKCILSKGGIFAGKGYLRENISDRGGEFYHLEYFESTGIVYQTTAPYSPQQNGIAERKNRVLKEMVNVMLSYSGLSKGYWNEAMLTGCRAIVKVPEPKRKKLGERGIESVFMAYAENSKAYRFMVVESNDSYRINIVIESREPRRSKRAKKEKDYGLDFFMFLVEGTNDFINSYGPICYNLESDPDTYEEEIKSQDSSFWKEVIQEEMNSIMGNKTWKLVDLPPGSKPIGRLSQYTSNPSKEHWQTINRVLKYLKGTINYSLVYSGYPSVLEGYTDVSWVTYVEDHVFTSGWIFNLGGGAVSWESKKQTCIADSTMAA; encoded by the exons ATGAATtctaattttgtgaagttgGAGAAATTTGATGGAGGAAATTTTATCCGTTGgcagaaaaagatgaaattccTCTTTACAACTTTGAAGGTGGTGTATGTTCTGAACACCACAAAACCAATGGAGAAGGAAGTGGAAACATTAGCAGAAACAAGAGAAAGGCAGAAGTGGGAAAATGATGACTATATATGCATGGGACATATTCTCAATGGAATGTCTGACTCCTTGTTTGATATATATCAAAGTAGCATATATGCAAAGGAACTATGGGAGAAATTAGAGTCAAGATACATGCAAGAAGACCCTACAAGTAAGAAGTTTcttgtttctcaatttaataattataaaatggttgATAATAAATCAATCATGGAACAAATGCATGAGATTGAACGTATTCTTAATAACTacaaacaacatcagatgcACATGGATGAAACTATTATTGTATCTTGCATAATAGACAAACTTCCACCTCCGTggaaagatttaaaaaaatctatgaaACATAAGAAAAATGACATATCTCTTAAACAATTGGGTAATCACCTTCATTTAGAAGAAGAGTACCGTAAACAAGAGGATACTAAAAACCAATTTTATCATGAAAAGGTCCAT ATAGACTCTGGTGCTACCCGCTATGTGTGCAAAAATAAAGAACTATTTAAGACCATCGATGAAGAAGATGGAAGTATTTTGTACATGGGAAATGCCTCAACTGTCCAAgtcaaaggaaaaggaacaGTGGAGATTGAATTCACTTCTGGAAAAATACTTactcttaaagatgtattttatgttcCTGATGTTAGAAAGAACTTGATTTTTGTACCTTTACTTAACAAGTTTGGTTTCAAATGCGTATTTGAGGGGGTTAAATGTATTCTTTCTAAAGGTGGTATCTTTGCAGGGAAGGGTTACCTTCGTGAGAATAT AAGTGATAGGGGAGGAGAGTTCTATCATCTTGAGTATTTTGAATCTACTGGTATTGTTTAtcaaacaactgcaccatattccccacaacaaaatggaattgccGAAAGGAAAAATAGGGTATTAAAAGAAATGGTGAATGTCATGTTATCCTATTCTGGTTTATCTAAAGGTTATTGGAATGAAGCCATGCTAACT GGCTGTAGAGCAATTGTTAAGGTTCCtgaaccaaaaagaaagaaattgggaGAAAGAGGAATTGAAAGTGTATTTATGGCCTATGCTGAAAATAGCAAGGCCTATAGATTCATGGTTGTTGAATCTAATGACTCATATCGTATTAacatagtgattgagtcaagag AACCCAGAAGAAGTAAAAGAGCTAAAAAAGAGAAAGATTATGGCCTAGACTTCTTTATGTTCCTTGTAGAAGGAACAAATGATTTCATTAACAGTTATGGACCAATTTGCTACAATTTAGAGAGTGACCCAGACACATATGAAGAGGAAATAAAGTCTCAAGACTCTTCCTTTTGGAAAGAAGTCATCCAAGAGGAAATGAACTCAATTATGGGGAATAAAACTTGGAAATTAGTAGACCTCCCACCTGGATctaaaccaatag GTAGGTTAAGTCAGTATACTAGCaatccaagtaaagaacattgGCAGACTATTaatagagtattaaaatatttgaaaggaacaattaactatagtttagTCTATAGTGGATATCCTTCAGTTTTGGAAGGATATACAGATGTCAGTTGGGTAACTTATGTTGAGGATCATGTTTTCACAAGTGGATGGATCTTCAACCTTGGTGGAGGTGCAGTTTCTTGGgaatcaaagaaacaaacttgcattGCCGACTCCACCATGGCTGCATAG